From a region of the Tenggerimyces flavus genome:
- a CDS encoding SWIM zinc finger family protein, which translates to MSIDVLALAPDAQVAASARPLAVPSAWRSYGVDDDFLWGLFGLGQNPYQVRVALDDRAATCSCPSRKVPCKHAIALQLMHAASLVPPDPRPEWVKDWRGAGRQRELDDSPEAVERRAQQRARTAEAREDTVQSGIAALREWLDDLVRAGIAGLPSQGREWCAPAIVRMIDAQAPGLSGMVIDLAWVVASGRPTWTEEAAERIGALHLLIELASHASRTGSATALEDVVRSRVGFRTRQGDVRENPPWEDDWVVLLQNAIDDEDGQVNTVQQWAWARERREWVIAVAYAVNAPATPLLPLGVELRGTMHPYPAGSPRRVLPGLVDVTGPPAPIPLPSTWAEALAGLEPLLSSDPWQRQFPLGCEGVRPAAAGASWVLLDEAGHGLPVRDDDGLDRALAVSGGKPFGAICLWDGNVLRLGVATPFDGTPELVG; encoded by the coding sequence ATGAGCATCGACGTCCTCGCGTTGGCGCCGGACGCGCAGGTCGCGGCCAGTGCGCGCCCGCTCGCCGTGCCGAGCGCCTGGCGGTCGTACGGCGTCGACGACGACTTCCTCTGGGGACTGTTCGGGCTCGGCCAGAACCCGTACCAGGTACGCGTCGCGCTCGACGATCGCGCGGCGACCTGCTCCTGCCCGTCCCGCAAGGTCCCCTGCAAGCACGCGATCGCGCTGCAGCTCATGCACGCCGCCTCGCTCGTCCCGCCCGATCCCCGGCCCGAGTGGGTCAAGGACTGGCGCGGCGCCGGCAGGCAGCGCGAGCTCGACGACTCCCCGGAGGCGGTCGAACGCCGTGCGCAGCAGCGGGCGCGGACTGCCGAGGCGCGCGAGGACACCGTCCAGTCGGGCATCGCGGCGCTGCGCGAGTGGCTGGACGACCTCGTCCGCGCCGGCATAGCCGGGCTGCCAAGCCAGGGCCGCGAGTGGTGCGCGCCGGCGATCGTGCGGATGATCGACGCGCAGGCGCCCGGGCTGTCCGGCATGGTGATCGACCTCGCGTGGGTGGTCGCGTCCGGGCGGCCGACCTGGACCGAGGAGGCCGCCGAACGGATCGGCGCGCTCCACCTGCTGATCGAGCTCGCGTCGCACGCGTCGCGGACGGGCTCGGCGACCGCGCTGGAGGACGTGGTCCGGTCGCGGGTCGGGTTCCGGACGCGGCAAGGCGACGTCCGCGAGAACCCGCCGTGGGAGGACGACTGGGTCGTGCTTCTGCAGAACGCGATCGACGACGAGGACGGCCAGGTCAACACCGTGCAGCAGTGGGCCTGGGCGCGCGAGCGGCGGGAGTGGGTGATCGCGGTCGCGTACGCGGTGAACGCGCCGGCGACTCCGCTTCTGCCGCTGGGCGTGGAACTGCGCGGCACGATGCACCCCTACCCGGCGGGCTCGCCGCGCCGGGTGCTACCCGGCCTCGTCGACGTCACCGGCCCGCCGGCGCCGATCCCGTTGCCGTCGACGTGGGCCGAGGCGTTGGCCGGGCTCGAGCCGCTGCTGTCCAGCGACCCGTGGCAGCGGCAGTTTCCGCTGGGTTGCGAGGGCGTCCGGCCCGCGGCCGCCGGCGCATCGTGGGTGCTGCTCGACGAAGCGGGACACGGGTTGCCGGTACGCGACGACGACGGTCTCGACCGCGCGCTGGCGGTCAGCGGCGGCAAGCCGTTCGGCGCCATCTGCCTGTGGGACGGGAACGTGCTGCGGCTCGGCGTTGCGACGCCGTTCGACGGAACGCCGGAGCTGGTCGGATGA
- a CDS encoding aldo/keto reductase family protein → MDFRHLGSSGLYVSEIAYGNWLTHGEQIDQDAAEACVHAALDVGITTFDTADVYAQGQAETVLGRSLRGVRRESVEICTKVHGAMGDGLNNRGLSRKHVMEACHASLKRLDTEYVDLYQAHRFDGNAPLEETLIAFDDLVRQGKVLYLGVSEWTASQIADALRIAGDLGLRSRIVSNQPQYNLLWRVIEAEVLPLCEREGIGQVVFSPLAQGVLSGKYQPGSPPPEGSRAAAGGRGTNFIGRVRSDEITGRVAQLASVAADAGLTMAQLAVAWVLQNPGVSAAIIGASRPEQIKDNAGASGVKLEPAVLERIDEVLGDDLIERDPSKTAKPFAVKDSWAHPDWKRPG, encoded by the coding sequence ATGGACTTTCGCCACCTCGGCAGCAGCGGTCTCTACGTCAGCGAAATCGCCTACGGGAACTGGCTCACCCACGGAGAGCAAATCGACCAGGACGCGGCGGAGGCGTGCGTGCACGCGGCGCTCGACGTCGGCATCACCACGTTCGACACCGCGGACGTGTACGCGCAGGGCCAGGCCGAGACGGTGCTCGGCCGCTCGCTGCGCGGCGTCCGGCGGGAATCGGTCGAGATCTGTACGAAGGTGCACGGCGCGATGGGCGACGGCCTGAACAACCGCGGCCTGTCCCGCAAGCACGTGATGGAGGCGTGCCACGCCTCGTTGAAGCGGCTCGACACCGAGTACGTCGACCTCTACCAGGCGCACCGGTTCGACGGGAACGCGCCGCTGGAGGAGACGCTGATCGCGTTCGACGACCTCGTCCGGCAGGGCAAGGTGCTGTACCTCGGGGTGTCGGAATGGACCGCCTCGCAGATCGCCGACGCGCTCCGGATCGCGGGCGACCTTGGGCTGCGCAGCCGGATCGTCTCGAACCAGCCGCAGTACAACCTGCTGTGGCGCGTGATCGAGGCCGAGGTGCTGCCGCTGTGTGAACGCGAGGGCATCGGGCAGGTCGTGTTCTCTCCGCTCGCGCAGGGCGTGCTGTCCGGGAAGTACCAGCCCGGATCGCCGCCGCCTGAGGGGTCGCGGGCGGCCGCCGGTGGCCGGGGAACGAACTTCATCGGCCGGGTCCGTTCGGACGAGATCACCGGACGTGTCGCGCAGCTCGCCTCGGTGGCCGCGGACGCCGGGCTGACGATGGCGCAGCTCGCCGTCGCGTGGGTGCTGCAGAACCCGGGCGTCTCGGCCGCGATCATCGGCGCCTCTCGTCCCGAGCAGATCAAGGACAACGCGGGCGCGTCGGGAGTGAAGCTGGAGCCGGCGGTGTTGGAACGGATCGACGAGGTGCTCGGCGACGACCTCATTGAGCGCGATCCTTCGAAGACGGCGAAGCCGTTCGCGGTCAAGGACAGCTGGGCCCACCCGGACTGGAAGAGGCCTGGCTGA
- a CDS encoding LysE family translocator — protein sequence MDLTLLAAFAVACFVISVVPGPDMLNIVANALAGGRRAGLVSAFGMSTGLAIHTVAAAFGLGALIQAAPMALDIIRIFGAVFLLYLAVSTWLASRKASALPDAVAVAPTMRLRKVFLMATLTNLANPKVIIFFLAFFPQFLSPGAGMLPVTAQFLLLGATFIGIGICVDATVGFLAGTLSEQILRRRSFKRWLERVSAAIFGGLAVRLVLDARS from the coding sequence ATGGACCTGACCCTGTTGGCGGCGTTCGCCGTCGCCTGTTTCGTGATCAGCGTCGTCCCCGGCCCGGACATGCTGAACATCGTCGCGAACGCGCTCGCGGGTGGCCGGCGAGCGGGGCTCGTCTCGGCGTTCGGCATGTCGACCGGACTCGCGATCCACACCGTGGCGGCGGCGTTCGGCCTCGGCGCGCTGATCCAGGCGGCGCCGATGGCGCTCGACATCATCCGCATCTTCGGCGCGGTATTCCTGCTGTACCTGGCGGTGTCGACCTGGCTGGCGAGCCGGAAGGCGTCGGCGCTGCCGGACGCTGTGGCGGTCGCGCCGACGATGCGGCTGCGCAAGGTCTTCTTGATGGCAACGCTCACGAACCTCGCGAACCCGAAGGTGATTATCTTCTTCCTCGCGTTCTTCCCGCAGTTCCTGTCTCCGGGGGCGGGGATGCTGCCGGTGACGGCGCAGTTCCTGCTGCTGGGCGCGACGTTCATCGGGATCGGCATCTGCGTCGACGCGACAGTGGGGTTCCTCGCCGGGACGCTGTCGGAGCAGATCCTGCGGCGGCGTTCGTTCAAGCGCTGGCTGGAGCGGGTCTCCGCGGCGATCTTCGGCGGGCTCGCCGTGCGGCTCGTGCTCGACGCTCGTTCCTAG
- a CDS encoding MBL fold metallo-hydrolase, which produces MRLIKYTHACVRLEAASSVLVIDPGAWSEPAALDGANGVLITHEHFDHVDVDRLRAAVAADPSLRVWAPTELAAQLSDLGPALTAVRPGSPFSAFEFAVRTFGERHAVIHADVPPPQNIGYLVTAPEDGTTVFHPGDSFTVPEAEVHHLLVPACAPWLKLGETVDWVRAIRPRRTYPIHDAMLSEIGLQSADRWISDLGGADHRRLGIAEPIDL; this is translated from the coding sequence ATGCGGCTGATCAAGTACACGCACGCGTGTGTGCGGCTCGAGGCGGCCAGCAGCGTGCTGGTGATCGACCCCGGCGCCTGGTCGGAGCCGGCCGCGCTGGATGGCGCGAACGGGGTGCTGATCACACATGAGCACTTCGACCACGTCGACGTCGACCGCCTGCGCGCCGCCGTGGCTGCCGACCCTTCGCTCCGCGTGTGGGCGCCGACCGAGCTGGCCGCCCAGCTGTCGGACCTCGGCCCAGCGCTGACCGCCGTCCGCCCGGGCTCCCCGTTCTCGGCCTTCGAGTTCGCGGTCCGTACATTCGGCGAGCGGCACGCCGTCATCCACGCCGACGTCCCGCCGCCGCAGAACATCGGCTACCTCGTGACAGCGCCGGAGGACGGCACGACGGTCTTCCACCCGGGCGACAGCTTCACCGTGCCCGAGGCCGAGGTCCACCACCTCCTCGTCCCCGCGTGCGCACCGTGGCTCAAGCTCGGCGAAACCGTCGACTGGGTCCGCGCCATCCGCCCGCGTCGCACGTACCCGATCCACGACGCGATGCTGAGCGAGATCGGCCTCCAAAGCGCCGACCGCTGGATCAGCGACCTCGGCGGCGCCGACCACCGGCGCCTCGGGATCGCCGAGCCGATCGACCTGTGA
- a CDS encoding GrpB family protein, which yields MRIEIAPYSPAWAVRFAELGLAFRGALGGVALRIDHIGSTSVPGLAAKPIVDIQISVAALEPVDPFRVPLEGLGYVYRADNGERTKRYFREPPGTPRTHVHVRRAGSFSEQFALLFRDYLRAHQHEADAYAELKRRLAIEHAEDRAAYTDAKNPFSWDLIRRADAWAQTIGWEPSATDA from the coding sequence GTGAGGATCGAGATCGCGCCGTACTCGCCAGCTTGGGCGGTGCGGTTCGCTGAGCTGGGGTTGGCGTTCCGGGGCGCGCTCGGTGGGGTGGCGCTGCGGATCGACCACATCGGGTCGACGTCGGTGCCCGGGTTGGCGGCGAAGCCCATCGTGGACATCCAGATCTCCGTCGCCGCGCTGGAGCCGGTCGACCCGTTCCGCGTGCCGCTCGAAGGGCTCGGGTACGTCTATCGCGCCGACAACGGAGAGCGGACGAAGCGCTACTTCCGCGAGCCGCCCGGCACCCCACGTACGCACGTGCACGTGAGACGCGCTGGCAGCTTCTCCGAGCAGTTCGCTCTGCTGTTCCGCGACTACCTCCGCGCACACCAGCACGAAGCCGACGCGTACGCCGAGCTCAAGCGGCGCCTCGCGATCGAGCACGCCGAGGACAGGGCCGCGTACACCGACGCAAAGAACCCGTTCAGCTGGGACCTCATCCGGCGCGCAGACGCCTGGGCGCAAACCATCGGCTGGGAACCAAGCGCCACCGACGCCTAG
- a CDS encoding MarR family winged helix-turn-helix transcriptional regulator has product MTTEELAEDTLALAEQLLQGLGAFRRGVRRGTGPGSPFGTLTGAQAELVRLIRRQPGISVAQAAADLRVAANTVSTLVKQLNQAGLVVRDVDPDDRRVARLQLTDEAHDHISSWRDKRAHTVAQALSQLPTHQQQAIKNAIPALDQLTAKLLDEETT; this is encoded by the coding sequence GTGACCACCGAGGAACTGGCTGAGGACACGCTCGCGCTGGCGGAGCAGCTGCTGCAGGGGCTGGGCGCGTTCCGGCGCGGCGTCCGACGTGGGACCGGCCCCGGGTCGCCGTTCGGCACGCTCACCGGTGCCCAGGCGGAGCTCGTGAGGCTGATCAGACGGCAGCCCGGCATCTCCGTCGCCCAAGCCGCCGCCGATCTCCGCGTCGCCGCCAACACGGTCAGCACGCTGGTCAAGCAGCTCAACCAGGCCGGCCTCGTCGTCCGCGACGTCGACCCGGACGACCGCCGCGTCGCCAGGCTGCAGCTCACCGACGAGGCCCACGACCACATCAGCAGCTGGCGGGACAAACGCGCCCACACCGTCGCGCAAGCCCTCAGCCAGCTCCCCACCCACCAACAGCAAGCCATCAAGAACGCGATCCCCGCGCTCGACCAGCTCACCGCCAAGCTCCTCGACGAGGAGACCACATGA
- a CDS encoding ABC transporter ATP-binding protein — protein MNETPPNGRAKAVEISHLSHSFKEHKAVIDLDLEVFTGEVFGLLGPNGAGKTTTIRGLTTLLPIQEGDVRVFGLDVKKQKMAVRRAIGYVPQQLSADAALTGRENVMLFARLFDVPRKDRKEQVDNALEAMGIEDAADRLASTYSGGMIRRLEMAQALINRPRLLVLDEPTIGLDPVARSNVWERVSELKDNTGMTVLLTTHYMDEADQMCDRIALMHLGKLRAIGAPQALKDELGEDATLEDVFRHHSGDSFADEGGGLRDVRSTRRTARRLG, from the coding sequence ATGAACGAGACACCACCCAACGGCCGCGCCAAAGCGGTCGAGATCAGCCACCTTTCGCACAGCTTCAAGGAACACAAGGCCGTCATCGACCTCGACCTCGAGGTCTTCACCGGCGAGGTCTTCGGCCTGCTCGGCCCGAACGGCGCCGGCAAGACCACGACGATCCGCGGCCTCACCACGCTGCTGCCGATCCAGGAAGGCGACGTCCGGGTCTTCGGCCTCGACGTCAAGAAGCAGAAGATGGCCGTCCGACGCGCGATCGGGTACGTCCCCCAACAGCTCTCCGCCGACGCCGCGCTCACCGGCCGCGAGAACGTGATGCTGTTCGCCCGGCTCTTCGACGTTCCCCGCAAGGACCGCAAGGAGCAAGTCGACAACGCCCTCGAAGCCATGGGCATCGAAGACGCCGCCGACCGGCTCGCCTCCACCTACTCCGGCGGCATGATCCGCCGACTCGAGATGGCCCAGGCGCTCATCAACCGGCCAAGGCTGCTCGTCCTCGACGAGCCCACCATCGGCCTCGACCCCGTCGCCAGATCCAACGTGTGGGAACGCGTCAGCGAGCTCAAGGACAACACCGGCATGACCGTTCTCCTCACCACGCACTACATGGACGAGGCCGACCAGATGTGCGACCGCATCGCGCTCATGCACCTCGGCAAGCTCCGCGCGATCGGCGCCCCACAGGCGCTCAAGGACGAGCTCGGCGAGGACGCCACCCTCGAGGACGTCTTCCGACACCACTCGGGCGACTCGTTCGCCGACGAAGGAGGTGGCCTCCGCGATGTCCGCAGCACCCGTCGCACCGCCCGTCGACTCGGCTGA
- a CDS encoding ABC transporter permease, with protein sequence MSAAPVAPPVDSAERTASAGWRFPSRVATLCLLELQKLRHDRTEMITRMVQPALWLIIFGTTFSQIRAIPTGGVPYMDFLAPGILAQSALFIAIFYGIQVIWERDAGVLAKLLVTPTPRVALVAGKAFAAGVRAAVQAVVVMILAVILGVALTYNPLKILAALLALVLGAAFFSCLSLTIAGLVLSRDRVMGIGQAITMPLFFASNALYPTELMPSWIRWLAHINPLSYEVDALRGLLIGTPSNLVLDFVVLTVAAAVGITTAAALIGRLAR encoded by the coding sequence ATGTCCGCAGCACCCGTCGCACCGCCCGTCGACTCGGCTGAGCGGACGGCCTCGGCGGGCTGGCGTTTCCCCAGCCGCGTCGCCACGCTCTGCCTGCTGGAGTTGCAGAAACTCCGCCACGACCGCACCGAGATGATCACCCGCATGGTCCAGCCAGCGCTCTGGCTGATCATCTTCGGTACGACGTTCAGCCAGATCCGCGCGATCCCCACGGGCGGCGTCCCGTACATGGACTTCCTCGCGCCCGGCATCCTCGCCCAGTCGGCGCTGTTCATCGCGATCTTCTACGGCATCCAGGTGATCTGGGAACGCGACGCCGGCGTGCTCGCCAAGCTGCTCGTCACCCCGACGCCGCGCGTCGCTCTCGTTGCCGGCAAGGCGTTCGCGGCCGGCGTACGGGCGGCCGTCCAGGCCGTCGTCGTGATGATCCTCGCCGTGATCCTCGGCGTCGCGCTCACGTACAACCCGCTGAAGATCCTCGCCGCCCTGCTCGCGCTCGTGCTCGGCGCCGCGTTCTTCTCCTGCCTCTCGCTCACGATCGCCGGCCTCGTTCTCAGCCGCGACCGCGTGATGGGCATCGGGCAGGCAATCACGATGCCGTTGTTCTTCGCCTCGAACGCGCTCTACCCGACCGAGCTGATGCCGAGCTGGATCCGCTGGCTCGCCCACATCAACCCGTTGTCGTACGAGGTCGACGCGCTGCGCGGGCTGCTGATCGGCACGCCGTCCAACCTCGTGCTCGACTTCGTCGTGCTGACCGTCGCCGCGGCGGTGGGCATCACGACGGCGGCCGCGCTCATCGGCCGGCTCGCGCGTTAA
- a CDS encoding sulfatase family protein, which yields MSSPNVVMVHWHDLGTHLGTYGADGVSSPEVDRLAGEGVRFDSAFCATPLCTPARSALMTGRYPHDVGINGLQHHGWEYAPDVQTLPMLLRTAGYRSANFGMQHESADPARLGYDEVYDARDPTTGWQRADTVVDEASAWLSAPERRQEPFLAVVGFFEVHRPYPPEIYPPDDPAGVTVPAFLPDNASTRADLAGFQGSIRIADAAVGRLLETLRTQRLLENTWVIFTTDHGMAFPGGKSTLYDPGIRISLIVRPPDGAAYRRGTATSRLAAHVDVVPTLLSLAGASIPAEVSGLSHLEWLRGSDLAIPRVNVFAEKTFHDAYDPMRAVRTGRWKYIRNYVPGPRLVLPLDIEASQTRAGMGDEHLTPRPDVELYDLADDPVERTNVAGKPELAEIENDLSQRLEQWQRDTHDPLLSGPIPAPAGFS from the coding sequence ATGAGCAGCCCGAACGTTGTCATGGTCCACTGGCACGATCTCGGCACCCACCTGGGCACGTACGGCGCAGACGGCGTCAGCAGCCCGGAGGTCGACCGGCTCGCCGGCGAAGGGGTGCGGTTCGACAGCGCGTTCTGCGCGACGCCGTTGTGTACGCCCGCGCGGAGCGCGCTGATGACCGGCCGCTATCCGCACGACGTCGGCATCAACGGGCTGCAGCACCACGGCTGGGAGTACGCGCCCGACGTCCAGACGCTGCCGATGCTGCTGCGTACGGCCGGCTATCGCAGCGCGAACTTCGGTATGCAGCACGAGTCGGCGGATCCCGCCCGGCTCGGCTACGACGAGGTCTACGACGCGCGCGACCCCACGACCGGCTGGCAGCGCGCGGACACCGTGGTGGACGAGGCGTCCGCGTGGCTGTCGGCGCCCGAGCGGCGGCAGGAGCCGTTCCTCGCCGTGGTCGGCTTCTTCGAGGTGCACCGGCCGTACCCGCCGGAGATCTACCCGCCGGACGATCCGGCGGGCGTGACCGTGCCGGCGTTCCTGCCGGACAACGCGTCGACCCGGGCGGACCTGGCCGGGTTCCAGGGGTCGATCCGGATCGCGGACGCCGCGGTCGGGCGGCTGCTGGAGACGTTGCGCACGCAGCGCCTGCTCGAGAACACCTGGGTGATCTTCACGACCGACCATGGGATGGCGTTCCCCGGCGGCAAGTCGACGCTGTACGACCCGGGCATCCGGATCTCGCTGATCGTGCGCCCGCCCGACGGCGCGGCGTACCGGCGCGGAACGGCGACCTCCCGACTCGCCGCGCACGTCGACGTCGTGCCGACGCTGCTCTCGCTCGCGGGCGCCTCGATCCCGGCCGAGGTGTCAGGGCTGAGCCACCTGGAGTGGCTGCGCGGCTCCGACCTCGCGATCCCGCGGGTGAACGTGTTCGCGGAGAAGACGTTCCACGACGCGTACGACCCGATGCGCGCCGTGCGGACGGGACGCTGGAAGTACATCCGGAACTACGTTCCCGGCCCCCGGCTTGTGCTGCCGCTGGACATCGAGGCGAGCCAGACCCGCGCGGGTATGGGCGACGAGCACCTCACACCGCGCCCGGACGTCGAGCTGTACGACCTGGCCGACGACCCGGTGGAGCGGACGAACGTGGCCGGAAAGCCAGAACTGGCTGAGATCGAGAACGATCTCAGCCAGCGCTTGGAGCAATGGCAGCGGGACACGCACGACCCGCTGCTCTCAGGGCCGATCCCCGCCCCTGCTGGCTTCAGCTGA
- a CDS encoding DUF5324 family protein, with protein MGRRSRRSGLATVAEKVRPYAESAQEKATPIVEEAWDRLEPAVEKAWERLEPAVDKAKDRLGPAVDKARDRIGPAVEDAMDRLVPAVEEALERLEPAIDRARDRLHDAVETSEPYREEAMRRGTAAIAALKGELEQAPAKPRGRWLKRLLVFGALAAGAVAAYRALRSSQDSQWQPMPATTPPRPAYTPPPSATAVTESKPADKVEDKPDDSQLVIDDEAGASPDEAAADSTDKPHKPTTPDAPAAEEKVSDADKPAAAKKTSAAKSANSRPRTTRTRTATDDGT; from the coding sequence ATGGGACGCCGAAGTAGGCGATCGGGTCTGGCGACGGTGGCGGAGAAGGTCCGGCCCTACGCGGAGTCCGCGCAGGAGAAGGCCACCCCCATCGTCGAAGAGGCATGGGATCGGTTGGAGCCAGCGGTGGAGAAGGCGTGGGAACGGCTCGAGCCAGCCGTCGACAAGGCCAAGGACAGGCTCGGACCCGCGGTCGACAAGGCCAGGGACCGGATCGGGCCCGCGGTCGAGGACGCCATGGACCGGCTCGTTCCGGCCGTGGAAGAGGCACTGGAACGCCTCGAGCCCGCGATCGATCGGGCTCGCGACCGGCTGCACGACGCGGTCGAGACGAGCGAGCCGTACCGCGAGGAAGCGATGCGCCGCGGCACGGCCGCGATCGCCGCGCTGAAGGGCGAGCTGGAGCAGGCACCGGCGAAGCCGCGCGGGCGCTGGCTCAAGCGACTGCTGGTCTTCGGTGCGCTGGCCGCCGGCGCGGTGGCCGCCTACCGGGCGCTGCGCAGCAGCCAGGACTCGCAGTGGCAGCCGATGCCCGCGACGACGCCGCCGCGGCCGGCCTACACGCCGCCGCCCAGCGCGACCGCGGTGACGGAGAGCAAGCCGGCCGACAAGGTCGAGGACAAGCCGGACGACTCCCAGCTCGTGATCGACGACGAGGCCGGCGCCTCGCCGGACGAGGCGGCCGCTGACAGTACGGACAAGCCACACAAGCCCACCACTCCGGACGCTCCGGCGGCCGAGGAGAAGGTGAGCGACGCCGACAAGCCGGCCGCGGCGAAGAAGACGTCGGCCGCCAAGTCGGCGAACAGCCGGCCGCGGACCACGCGTACGCGGACCGCGACCGACGACGGGACCTGA
- a CDS encoding peptidylprolyl isomerase, translating to MSEETYATFRTSHGDIVVKLFSNHAPKTVRNFVELAEGKREWIDPESGEKTNRRFYDGLTFHRVISGFMIQGGCPLGTGTGGPGYRFEDEFHPELRFDRPYLFAMANAGPNTNGSQFFITVGPQPHLNNKHSIFGEVVDPAGQKVVDEISQVSTGQMDRPKEPVIVTSVDIERKES from the coding sequence GTGAGCGAGGAAACCTACGCGACGTTCCGTACGTCGCACGGCGACATTGTGGTGAAGCTGTTCTCGAACCACGCGCCGAAGACGGTACGCAACTTCGTCGAGCTGGCCGAGGGCAAGCGCGAGTGGATCGACCCGGAGTCCGGGGAGAAGACCAACCGCCGGTTCTACGACGGCTTGACGTTCCACCGCGTGATCTCTGGGTTCATGATCCAGGGTGGCTGCCCGCTCGGTACGGGCACGGGCGGTCCGGGGTACCGGTTCGAGGACGAGTTCCACCCCGAGCTGCGGTTCGACCGGCCGTACCTGTTCGCGATGGCGAACGCCGGGCCGAACACGAACGGCTCGCAGTTCTTCATCACGGTCGGCCCACAGCCGCACCTGAACAACAAGCACTCGATCTTCGGCGAGGTCGTCGACCCCGCCGGGCAGAAGGTCGTCGACGAGATCAGCCAGGTTTCGACCGGCCAGATGGACCGGCCCAAGGAGCCCGTGATCGTCACGTCGGTCGACATCGAGCGCAAAGAGTCTTAG